Proteins encoded within one genomic window of Heptranchias perlo isolate sHepPer1 chromosome 35, sHepPer1.hap1, whole genome shotgun sequence:
- the LOC137302188 gene encoding galactose-3-O-sulfotransferase 2-like, producing MLWCLSTRSLQLILLIIVLTSLSFTIRTVYNFKSRGNENSLDLFCNPKKHVLFLKIHKAGSSTILNILYRYGEARGLKFALPLRDHLGYPRRFKAGFVKNFTQNHTTNYNIICNHMRFNLPEVKKVMPNRTFYFSIIRNPVHVAESSFAYYKDISSAFDKVESLSEFVSNPAKYYSPAKLNSHYSRNLMWFDFGYDNNAEDTHDYVDAAILELERTFDLVLISEYFDESLVLLKEALCWEMKDVSYFKLNARTNASVVPISPAMAEKVQAWNSLDWKLYRHFNGTFWQRVASYGPERMRRDVAHLRTLRERLMGDCLESSSPVAADQIKEEKLRPPEFGKAKILSYVLKSNLTSKAREFCQRMVMPEKYYLDLLHKKQLLPLLTRLRQSIKAAGVG from the exons GAATGAAAACTCCTTGGATCTATTCTGCAACCCCAAGAAGCATGTGCTGTTTCTAAAGATACACAAAGCAGGGAGCAGCACCATCCTTAATATCTTGTATCGATACGGAGAGGCAAGGGGCCTGAAATTCGCTTTGCCGCTGAGAGACCATTTGGGATATCCCCGAAGATTCAAGGCGGGATTTGTCAAAAACTTTACTCAGAATCACACCACGAATTATAACATCATTTGCAACCATATGAGGTTCAATTTGCCTGAG GTGAAGAAGGTGATGCCAAACAGGACCTTTTACTTCTCCATCATCAGAAATCCCGTCCATGTAGCAGAGTCTTCCTTTGCGTACTACAAAGACATATCGTCGGCCTTCGACAAAGTGGAGAGTCTGAGCGAATTTGTGTCGAATCCAGCCAAGTATTATAGCCCCGCAAAGCTCAATAGCCACTACTCCCGGAATCTCATGTGGTTTGACTTTGGCTACGACAACAACGCAGAGGACACCCATGACTACGTCGACGCCGCCATCTTGGAGCTGGAGAGGACCTTTGACCTCGTCCTGATCTCGGAGTACTTCGACGAGTCGCTGGTGCTTCTCAAGGAGGCCCTGTGCTGGGAGATGAAGGACGTGTCCTACTTCAAACTCAACGCCAGGACCAATGCCTCCGTCGTGCCGATAAGCCCCGCCATGGCGGAGAAGGTTCAGGCATGGAACTCGCTGGATTGGAAGCTCTACCGCCACTTCAACGGCACCTTCTGGCAACGGGTGGCCAGCTACGGGCCCGAGCGGATGAGGAGGGACGTGGCGCACTTGCGGACGCTGCGCGAGCGCCTGATGGGCGACTGCCTCGAGTCCAGCTCCCCGGTGGCCGCCGACCAGATCAAGGAGGAGAAACTCAGGCCGCCCGAGTTTGGAAAGGCGAAGATTCTGAGCTACGTCCTCAAAAGCAACCTGACCAGCAAAGCGAGGGAATTTTGTCAACGCATGGTAATGCCCGAAAAGTACTACCTGGACCTCTTGCACAAGAAGCAGTTGCTGCCACTGCTCACCAGACTCCGACAGTCCATTAAGGCAGCTGGTGTAGGATAA